One stretch of Microplitis mediator isolate UGA2020A chromosome 9, iyMicMedi2.1, whole genome shotgun sequence DNA includes these proteins:
- the LOC130674434 gene encoding uncharacterized protein LOC130674434 isoform X1, giving the protein MRMKPKAYIRNSDGIYHNIEDVSKEMTNMFPQQYCLRWKYHHSNLQTMFSQLLERQAYCDVTLACEGQTLRAHKVVLSACSTYFDTILSQYEEKDPIVIMRDVKFSDIKVLVEFMYKGEINIDHTRLSSLLKTAEDLHIKGLAEVSWRSDSAQNDSNNSGHSPGSGSGGSGIGGSGGGGGGGGGSSTGTPGVETVLREGDLDDTPPPHKQRRRGRPPLDDPPSQHDVFTPKVSCITGSGNVRTFSEEMMSEGDHESWDDETMMTDNEPGQTMPYLTKEENANEEKKSNQQATNSNATNPAVPEQFRDVIKMNDYLTTGRRQEFWEEPFTRRVMDAIKSKELEMKTAAEILGVSYGTLYGRYRDSYGCLKHPYRVRDFWSEPGPADVLAKLRRKEITLFRAAEFLNVTVHTLATYLSTLQGPDRISLAGELNASVLDSVNDTDDINDVIQKYNTSEKNSSTPASPTLPPTTLSLSSKRSSSSSTELVSNLVDVSIKASAAVLENNPDITIVKTENLQQISTSSSSSSRKRDHNKSSTATVTAITPTTTNSDNNNAKLMSGGGCISDSSSSHKLNDHQLSLNNDHKP; this is encoded by the exons atgcgtATGAAACCTAAAGCATATATCCGCAACTCAGACGGAATTTATCACAACATTGAAGACGTATCTAAAGAAATGACAAACATGTTTCCACAACAATATTGTTTGAGGTGGAAGTACCACCATAGTAATTTACAGACAATGTTCTCACAGCTGTTAGAAAGACAAGCGTATTGTGATGTTACGCTTGCCTGTGAGGGACAAACTCTACGTGCACACaag gtggTACTAAGTGCCTGCAGTACATACTTTGACACAATATTATCACAGTACGAGGAAAAAGACCCGATCGTAATAATGCGTGACGTCAAATTTTCCGACATCAAAGTACTGGTGGAATTTATGTACAAGGGAGAAATAAATATCGATCAC aCAAGACTGTCATCATTGCTGAAGACCGCTGAAGATTTGCACATAAAAGGATTAGCGGAAGTGAGTTGGAGAAGCGACTCAGCGCAAAATGATTCAAATAACAGCGGGCATAGTCCTGGCAGTGGTAGCGGCGGTAGCGGAATCGGCGGCAGTGGAGGTGGCGGAGGGGGAGGGGGTGGTAGTAGCACCGGAACGCCGGGGGTTGAAACGGTACTGAGAGAAGGCGATTTAGATGACACACCACCACCACACAAACAGCGACGTCGGGGTCGACCGCCGTTAGATGATCCACCTTCTCAACATGACGTATTTACACCAAAAGTATCGTGTATTACTGGAAGTGGAAACGTACGAACTTTTTCC GAAGAAATGATGAGTGAAGGCGATCATGAGAGTTGGGATGACGAAACAATGATGACTGACAATGAACCTGGACAAACG ATGCCGTATCTAACAAAGGAAGAAAATgctaatgaagaaaaaaaat caaACCAACAAGCGACGAATTCAAATGCAACAAATCCAGCAGTACCAGAACAATTTCGCgatgtaattaaaatgaatgatTATTTAACAACTGGAAGACGACAAGAATTCTGGGAAGAACCTTTTACTCGTCGGGTAATGGATGCTATTAAGAGTAAAGAATTAGAGATGAAGACTGCTGCTGAGATTCTCGGCGTATCTTATGGTACATTGTACGGTAGATATCGTGACAGTTATGGTTGCCTTAAACATCCTTATag agTTCGTGATTTTTGGTCTGAGCCCGGACCAGCAGATGTCCTCGCAAAGTTACGCCGCAAGGAGATAACACTTTTCCGAGCAGCCGAATTTCTAAACGTAACCGTCCACACACTAGCAACATATTTATCAACATTACAAGGACCAGACCGCATATCTCTAGCCGGTGAACTGAACGCGAGCGTTCTCGACAGCGTAAACGACACCGACGACATTAACGACGTGATACAAAAGTACAATACgtcggaaaaaaattcatcgacACCAGCGTCACCAACTCTACCACCAACAACTTTATCACTTTCATCAAAACgtagcagtagcagtagcaCCGAATTAGTTAGTAATTTAGTCGACGTTAGTATTAAAGCCAGCGCTGCAGTCTTAGAAAATAATCCTGACATAACTATCGTTAAAACTGAAAATCTACAGCAAATTtcaacatcatcatcatcatcatcacgtAAACGTGATCACAACAAATCATCAACGGCAACAGTCACCGCCATTACACCGACAACAACAAATTCTGATAACAATAACGCGAAATTAATGAGCGGGGGCGGTTGCATCAGCGACTCATCATCATcacataaattaaatgatcatcaattatcattaaataatgATCATAAACCCTAA
- the LOC130674434 gene encoding uncharacterized protein LOC130674434 isoform X2, with translation MRMKPKAYIRNSDGIYHNIEDVSKEMTNMFPQQYCLRWKYHHSNLQTMFSQLLERQAYCDVTLACEGQTLRAHKVVLSACSTYFDTILSQYEEKDPIVIMRDVKFSDIKVLVEFMYKGEINIDHTRLSSLLKTAEDLHIKGLAEVSWRSDSAQNDSNNSGHSPGSGSGGSGIGGSGGGGGGGGGSSTGTPGVETVLREGDLDDTPPPHKQRRRGRPPLDDPPSQHDVFTPKVSCITGSGNEEMMSEGDHESWDDETMMTDNEPGQTMPYLTKEENANEEKKSNQQATNSNATNPAVPEQFRDVIKMNDYLTTGRRQEFWEEPFTRRVMDAIKSKELEMKTAAEILGVSYGTLYGRYRDSYGCLKHPYRVRDFWSEPGPADVLAKLRRKEITLFRAAEFLNVTVHTLATYLSTLQGPDRISLAGELNASVLDSVNDTDDINDVIQKYNTSEKNSSTPASPTLPPTTLSLSSKRSSSSSTELVSNLVDVSIKASAAVLENNPDITIVKTENLQQISTSSSSSSRKRDHNKSSTATVTAITPTTTNSDNNNAKLMSGGGCISDSSSSHKLNDHQLSLNNDHKP, from the exons atgcgtATGAAACCTAAAGCATATATCCGCAACTCAGACGGAATTTATCACAACATTGAAGACGTATCTAAAGAAATGACAAACATGTTTCCACAACAATATTGTTTGAGGTGGAAGTACCACCATAGTAATTTACAGACAATGTTCTCACAGCTGTTAGAAAGACAAGCGTATTGTGATGTTACGCTTGCCTGTGAGGGACAAACTCTACGTGCACACaag gtggTACTAAGTGCCTGCAGTACATACTTTGACACAATATTATCACAGTACGAGGAAAAAGACCCGATCGTAATAATGCGTGACGTCAAATTTTCCGACATCAAAGTACTGGTGGAATTTATGTACAAGGGAGAAATAAATATCGATCAC aCAAGACTGTCATCATTGCTGAAGACCGCTGAAGATTTGCACATAAAAGGATTAGCGGAAGTGAGTTGGAGAAGCGACTCAGCGCAAAATGATTCAAATAACAGCGGGCATAGTCCTGGCAGTGGTAGCGGCGGTAGCGGAATCGGCGGCAGTGGAGGTGGCGGAGGGGGAGGGGGTGGTAGTAGCACCGGAACGCCGGGGGTTGAAACGGTACTGAGAGAAGGCGATTTAGATGACACACCACCACCACACAAACAGCGACGTCGGGGTCGACCGCCGTTAGATGATCCACCTTCTCAACATGACGTATTTACACCAAAAGTATCGTGTATTACTGGAAGTGGAAAC GAAGAAATGATGAGTGAAGGCGATCATGAGAGTTGGGATGACGAAACAATGATGACTGACAATGAACCTGGACAAACG ATGCCGTATCTAACAAAGGAAGAAAATgctaatgaagaaaaaaaat caaACCAACAAGCGACGAATTCAAATGCAACAAATCCAGCAGTACCAGAACAATTTCGCgatgtaattaaaatgaatgatTATTTAACAACTGGAAGACGACAAGAATTCTGGGAAGAACCTTTTACTCGTCGGGTAATGGATGCTATTAAGAGTAAAGAATTAGAGATGAAGACTGCTGCTGAGATTCTCGGCGTATCTTATGGTACATTGTACGGTAGATATCGTGACAGTTATGGTTGCCTTAAACATCCTTATag agTTCGTGATTTTTGGTCTGAGCCCGGACCAGCAGATGTCCTCGCAAAGTTACGCCGCAAGGAGATAACACTTTTCCGAGCAGCCGAATTTCTAAACGTAACCGTCCACACACTAGCAACATATTTATCAACATTACAAGGACCAGACCGCATATCTCTAGCCGGTGAACTGAACGCGAGCGTTCTCGACAGCGTAAACGACACCGACGACATTAACGACGTGATACAAAAGTACAATACgtcggaaaaaaattcatcgacACCAGCGTCACCAACTCTACCACCAACAACTTTATCACTTTCATCAAAACgtagcagtagcagtagcaCCGAATTAGTTAGTAATTTAGTCGACGTTAGTATTAAAGCCAGCGCTGCAGTCTTAGAAAATAATCCTGACATAACTATCGTTAAAACTGAAAATCTACAGCAAATTtcaacatcatcatcatcatcatcacgtAAACGTGATCACAACAAATCATCAACGGCAACAGTCACCGCCATTACACCGACAACAACAAATTCTGATAACAATAACGCGAAATTAATGAGCGGGGGCGGTTGCATCAGCGACTCATCATCATcacataaattaaatgatcatcaattatcattaaataatgATCATAAACCCTAA